The proteins below come from a single Thermomicrobiales bacterium genomic window:
- a CDS encoding DUF503 domain-containing protein yields the protein MASIIGVAHVTLSLDYSFSLKDKRQVVRSITAKVRNQFNAGIAEVDDLDDMRVATLGIVCISNQASHADEMLATIIQFIERNLELGVVGEIETELIHV from the coding sequence ATGGCCTCGATCATCGGCGTCGCGCATGTCACCCTCTCCCTGGACTATTCGTTCTCGCTGAAGGACAAGCGGCAGGTCGTACGGTCGATCACGGCGAAGGTGCGCAATCAGTTCAACGCCGGCATCGCCGAGGTGGACGACCTGGACGACATGCGGGTCGCCACGCTGGGCATTGTTTGCATCAGCAATCAGGCATCGCATGCCGACGAAATGCTTGCGACGATCATTCAGTTCATCGAACGCAATCTCGAACTCGGCGTCGTTGGCGA